The Vreelandella piezotolerans genomic interval CCTTGCACACAAATGACGGCTTCCTTGCTTTGACATTTTTGCGATGTCGGAGAAGATCTGTCGTTCACCAGCCCATCTCCATGAAAAATAACGCCGCTAATGCATCGATGAGAATCACCATGAAGATGGCTTGCACCACACTGGACGTCGTGTGGGCACCCACCGATTGGGCGCTTCCGCTGACGTTGAATCCTTCCAGACAGCCAATGACCGCAATTACGAAGGCAAAGACCGGTGCTTTGCTCAATCCCACTAGGAAATGCGTTACCGACACATCTTTTTGCAGCGTTGCCATAAACTGGCTAGTAGAAATATCCAGCGACAGCGACGCCACTACCGCACCGCCCAAGAGGCCGCTTAGCATGCCGACAAACGCCAGGAGCGGCAGGCTAATCAACAGCGCCATCACCCGAGGAAGCACGAGCAGCTCGATAGGATCTAGCCCAAGTGTCTTCAGGGCATCGATCTCTTCATTGGATTTCATCGCACCGAGCTGGGCAGTAAAGGCGCTGGCGGTGCGACCTGCCAAAAGAATGGCGGCTAGCAGCACGCCGAACTCACGCAGAAAGGAGAACGCCACCAGGTCAATGGTATACACCGTGGCGCCGAAATCTTCCAACACGGTCGCCCCAAGAAAGGCCACCACGGCCCCCACCATGAAGGTAAGTAGCGCAACGATAGGCACTGCATTCAAACCACTTTGCTGAACATGAGCAACGGTGGCGGTCATACGCCAATGGCGGGGGCGAAACAGCAGCGAAGCAAACGTCGCCAAGACCAAGCCGATGAACGCCAATAGCTGCCGCTGTTGCACTGTCATGGCCACCATTTGGCGGCCCACCGATGCCAACGCATCGGTGATTCGATGGGAATGAGTGCGCGTGCTCTCGACAGGAGCCTCCATGGCTTCGGCAATCCGAATCAGTAACATCTGATGCGCGTGGGGTAGGTCGTTGGCAGCCTGTTTGGTTTTGTCGATCCCTAAGAGCTCGACGATCAGCGCCGCACCGGCAGTATCGAGTGCTTCGAAGCCAGGCAGTGATAGCGATGCCGAACCTAGTTCTTCGCGCCGCTTTAGGACGTGCTTTAGCTCGGTATAGTGGCGTAGCGTCCACTCGCCACCCAGTGTAACGACCTCACCCTGTTGAGTGATCCACTCGTTTGGCATCCCTGCTCCTCAGTGCGTTCACATGACAGTGAAGACCATGATGCAATCAAACGAGCGTTAGTGAAAGGAAAGACGACGTTTCTTAACGTGACGCACGATACTTGGGCGCCAGCTCCTGCTTGATTTTGGCAGCTACCTCTTTGAGTCGAGGCCCAAGGTTATGGACCAGTCGGTCATGATCCAACCGCAGGCTAGAGCCGCCGCAGTTGATGGCCATCACTTCGGCACCATCCTCTAAAATGAGCGGCATGGCAACGGCGCTGATATCCCGCTGCCAATCCTGCTCGGAGAGGCAAAAGCCGTACTCGGCATAATCGCGCATACTCTGCTCGATACCAGCCTGCAGGCGGGGCCAATCGCTGCCGTGAAAGGCAGCCAGCTCTTGCATCACCTGCTGGCGGCGCTCACCCGATAACCCGCACAGCCAAGCGCGGCCAATCGCTGACGTGGCAATCGGTAGGCGTGAGCCAACATCTAGCCGAATGATCAGCGGCCCGTGGCCGTGACAGGTTTCCAGATACACCATGTCGCTGCGGTCGGCACCGCCCAGGCTGACATTACAATCGGTGGCGTCGGCAAAGTGCTGTAAGTGGGGACGGGCAATTTCGCGAATGCCCATATTGGCCAGAAAGCGGTAGCCCAATGCCAGCACACCCGGCCCAAGGCGGTACTTCTCCAAATGGCGGTTATGCTGCAGGTAGCCTAATTGGGTCAGCGTATAGGTCAACCGAGACACCGTGGGGCGGGGGATTTGGGTACGATTCGAGAGCTCTGCATTGCCCAGGTACTCCTCACCCGTCCCAAAGGCACGGAGTAGTTCTAGCCCACGCGCGAGCGCGGTGACAAAGTTGCGATCTTTTTCCGGTGATTGCGGCTCATCGGCAGCGGCGTCGGTGGGTTCCATCAAGCGTCTCGGCTAATCAATCATTGAGTGGTAAGTATCGCATACCTGCGCTGGGGCGTTGCAAAGCGTGAAAAGGAAGCTTAGTCAACGCTTGGCCTGCGACGCTGTTTGGCAGCGCCGCTATGTTGGGTGGCTATCGGGGTTAGCGGTCCAGACGCTCAATGATGGTCGCAATGCCCTGGCCAACGCCAATGCACATGGTGACTAACGCATAGCGGCCGCCGGTGGCTTCTAGCTGGCGCAGGGCGGTGAGGGCCAAGCGCGCCCCAGAGGCACCCAGCGGATGGCCAATGGCAATCGCGCCGCCGTTGGCATTCAAGCGCGGGTCGTCGGCGGAGAGCCCCAACTGTTGAACGCAGCCCAACACCTGGACGGCAAAGGCTTCGTTGATTTCAATCACGTCCATCTGGTCAAGCGAAAGGCCAGCCCGAGCCAGCGCTTTTTGCGAAGCGGGTACCGGCCCCAAGCCCATGACGCGTGGGGCAACGCCCGCCACGGCGCTGGCAACGATACGCGCTCGCGGCGCAAGCCCAGCCCGCTCGCCTGCCGCACGCGTGCCTACGATCAGGGCGACAGCCCCATCGTTCAAACCAGAGGCGTTGCCTGCGGTCACGACACCGCCTTCGAATAGAGCACCGAGTTTGGCCAGTTTCTCTTCGGTGCTTTCAGCTCGCGGGTGTTCATCTTTATCTACCAACCGCGGCGGCTGTTTGCGCCCTTGGGGTACTTCGACGCCAAACATTTCGCCGTCATAGAAGCCGTTTGCCAGCGCCTGGGCGTAGCGCGCTTGGGAGCGGGCGGCAAAGGCATCACTTACGTCGCGGCCAATGTTTAGGTCGTGGGCAATGTTATCGGCGGTTTCCGGCATGCTGTGGCTGCCGTACTCCTTGGCGATCCAGGGGTTCGGGAAGCGCGATCCGATCACGGTATCGAACATCGGTTGATTGCGCGCGTAGGGGGAGTCGGCCTTGCCCAGCACGTAAGGCGCGCGGGACATGGACTCCACGCCGCCAGCCAAAAATAGCTCGCCCTCGCCTAAGCGAGCGGCGCGGGCGGCATCCATCATGGCGGCTAGGCCGCTGCCGCACAGGCGGTTGACGGTTTGGCCTGCCACCTCGATCGGCAGGCCCGCCAGCAGCGCACCATGACGCGCCACGTTACGGGAATCTTCCCCCGCTTGGTTCGTACAGCCCGCCAACACCTCTTCATAGCTCTCTGGAGCAAACGGATTACGCGCTACCAGTGCTTTTAGCGTCAGCCCCAGTAGTTCATCCGGTCGAATGGCCGCCAGGCTGCCGCCATGGCGACCAAAAGGGGTGCGTAATCCGTCGTAAATATAGGCGTCTTGCATGGTTATTCTCCTTGTTCGTGTAAGCCGTATTTGACACTGAGATGTGTCAGCCTCTTGGCCCGTCGGTCAGCGGCATACCCAGCGCGGCGCGACGGCGCAGCCACGGGCTAGGGCGATAGCGAGGGTCGCCGGTGGCCTCCAATAGGTTGTTCAAAATGGTCAGGATGCGCGAAGCGCCGTAGTGGTCGCCCATGTGCAGCGGTCCAAACGGGTAGCCCAAGCCAAGCTCCACCGCGCGATCGATGGTGGCGGGGGCTGCGACGCCTTGCTGAGCGATATCGGCGCCCACATTGACGATGCATGCCACCACCCGCTGCAGCACAAAGCCGGTGCTGTCTTGAAGCGTGCTGACCGGGGTGCCATCAGCATTCAATAGGCTGGCAGCGGCATCGATCAGATCGGGGCGGGTAATGGGGGAGGCCATCAGGCTGCGGCGTTTATCCAGCCCCGCCAGCATATCCACCGCGACGCACTGCTCGGCATTCAAGCCTTGGCGCAGCGCGCACTGAGTGGTGTCTTCGCCCAGCGGTGTCAGCAGGCACAGCGCCTCTGAAGAGGGCTGAGCCGCACTTTCTAGTGGCCAGCCCGCTGTGGTAACCAATTCGGCAAGCTGCGTGGCGCTACCCGGGTCGTCTTGGCTGATCCACACGGGGCAAGGTGGGGTCGACGCAATGGCGGGTTCTTCCGGCATCTGTTGCTGGCCATTCACGTAGCGATAAAAGCCTTCACCGGTTTTGCGTCCCAGCAAGCCTGCTGAGAGCCGCT includes:
- a CDS encoding IclR family transcriptional regulator, with the protein product MEPTDAAADEPQSPEKDRNFVTALARGLELLRAFGTGEEYLGNAELSNRTQIPRPTVSRLTYTLTQLGYLQHNRHLEKYRLGPGVLALGYRFLANMGIREIARPHLQHFADATDCNVSLGGADRSDMVYLETCHGHGPLIIRLDVGSRLPIATSAIGRAWLCGLSGERRQQVMQELAAFHGSDWPRLQAGIEQSMRDYAEYGFCLSEQDWQRDISAVAMPLILEDGAEVMAINCGGSSLRLDHDRLVHNLGPRLKEVAAKIKQELAPKYRASR
- a CDS encoding MlaE family ABC transporter permease — encoded protein: MPNEWITQQGEVVTLGGEWTLRHYTELKHVLKRREELGSASLSLPGFEALDTAGAALIVELLGIDKTKQAANDLPHAHQMLLIRIAEAMEAPVESTRTHSHRITDALASVGRQMVAMTVQQRQLLAFIGLVLATFASLLFRPRHWRMTATVAHVQQSGLNAVPIVALLTFMVGAVVAFLGATVLEDFGATVYTIDLVAFSFLREFGVLLAAILLAGRTASAFTAQLGAMKSNEEIDALKTLGLDPIELLVLPRVMALLISLPLLAFVGMLSGLLGGAVVASLSLDISTSQFMATLQKDVSVTHFLVGLSKAPVFAFVIAVIGCLEGFNVSGSAQSVGAHTTSSVVQAIFMVILIDALAALFFMEMGW
- a CDS encoding 3-oxoadipyl-CoA thiolase; translated protein: MQDAYIYDGLRTPFGRHGGSLAAIRPDELLGLTLKALVARNPFAPESYEEVLAGCTNQAGEDSRNVARHGALLAGLPIEVAGQTVNRLCGSGLAAMMDAARAARLGEGELFLAGGVESMSRAPYVLGKADSPYARNQPMFDTVIGSRFPNPWIAKEYGSHSMPETADNIAHDLNIGRDVSDAFAARSQARYAQALANGFYDGEMFGVEVPQGRKQPPRLVDKDEHPRAESTEEKLAKLGALFEGGVVTAGNASGLNDGAVALIVGTRAAGERAGLAPRARIVASAVAGVAPRVMGLGPVPASQKALARAGLSLDQMDVIEINEAFAVQVLGCVQQLGLSADDPRLNANGGAIAIGHPLGASGARLALTALRQLEATGGRYALVTMCIGVGQGIATIIERLDR